In Pyrus communis chromosome 8, drPyrComm1.1, whole genome shotgun sequence, one genomic interval encodes:
- the LOC137741691 gene encoding pentatricopeptide repeat-containing protein At3g62890: MRACTKTKVISSTHPTLHLSHPTPESFVWNTLIRAHVQSTVPSHPSPLSVFLRMRLHGVEPDDRTFPFLLQSCHSLPHIRPGKQIHAQVFLFGFTHDPFVRTSLIHMYSSCGSLTLARQVFDEITQPDLPSWNSIMNAYSKAGLIGDAREVFDKMPERNVISWSCMINGYVVCGAYKEALALFREMQKVDAGGVRPNEFTMSSVLLACGRLGALEHGKWVHAYIDKSGMQIDVVLGTALVDMYAKCGSIVKAKFVFDSMGPYKDVMAWSSMISGLAMHGHATECLELFSEMIKLGMRPNAVTFVGVLCACVHGGLVSEGKEYFRRMDEEFGIKPLIQHFGCIVDLYGRAGLVREALKMVQSMPMEPDVLVWGALLSGSRMHRDIETSEIALKNLIQLDPTNSGAYVLLSNVYAKMGKWSEVRRVRDLMEVKEVKKVPGCSLVEVGGVLHEFFACDDSHPETREIYMMLDEIMNRLRMKGFVGNTSEVLLELDEEGKELALAYHSEKLAIAFCFLKTSPGTPIRIVKNLRICRDCHDAMKMISEEFGREIVIRDCSRFHHFREGLCSCKDYW; the protein is encoded by the coding sequence ATGCGAGCCTGCACAAAGACAAAGGTGATATCCTCCACGCACCCAACCCTCCATCTTTCCCATCCAACCCCCGAATCCTTCGTTTGGAACACCCTTATCCGAGCCCATGTCCAATCCACAGTCCCATCCCATCCTTCCCCACTCTCCGTCTTCCTCCGCATGCGCTTACACGGAGTCGAACCCGACGACCGCAccttccctttcctcctccaGTCCTGCCATTCCCTCCCTCACATCCGACCCGGAAAACAAATCCACGCCCAAGTTTTTCTCTTCGGGTTCACTCACGACCCGTTTGTCCGCACTTCTCTCATACATATGTACTCGTCCTGTGGGAGTTTGACGCTTGCCCGtcaagtgtttgatgaaattaCGCAACCAGACTTACCGTCTTGGAATTCGATTATGAATGCCTATTCGAAAGCGGGATTGATTGGTGATGCAAGAGAGGTGTTCGATAAAATGCCTGAGAGAAATGTGATCTCTTGGAGCTGTATGATAAATGGGTACGTCGTGTGTGGCGCCTATAAGGAGGCACTTGCCTTGTTTCGTGAGATGCAAAAGGTGGATGCTGGTGGCGTGAGACCTAATGAGTTTACCATGTCGAGTGTGCTATTGGCTTGCGGACGGTTGGGTGCGCTTGAGCATGGAAAATGGGTTCATGCTTATATTGACAAATCAGGAATGCAAATTGATGTTGTCTTAGGAACTGCGTTGGTGGACATGTATGCCAAATGCGGAAGTATTGTGAAagcaaaatttgtttttgataGTATGGGTCCTTACAAGGATGTGATGGCATGGAGTTCAATGATTTCGGGACTGGCCATGCATGGTCATGCTACGGAATGCCTCGAATTATTTTCTGAAATGATAAAGCTCGGCATGAGGCCTAATGCTGTGACGTTTGTGGGTGTTCTTTGTGCTTGTGTACATGGAGGTTTGGTGAGTGAAGGGAAGGAGTACTTTAGGAGGATGGATGAGGAGTTTGGTATTAAGCCTTTGATTCAGCACTTTGGTTGTATTGTTGACCTGTATGGAAGAGCTGGTCTCGTTCGAGAGGCACTGAAGATGGTGCAGTCCATGCCAATGGAGCCTGATGTACTTGTATGGGGGGCTCTGCTGAGTGGCTCTAGGATGCATAGGGACATCGAAACGAGTGAGATTGCACTGAAGAATCTAATTCAGTTGGATCCCACGAATAGTGGTGCATATGTACTTTTGTCAAATGTGTACGCAAAGATGGGTAAATGGAGTGAAGTAAGGCGTGTGAGAGATCTCATGGAGGTAAAAGAGGTCAAGAAAGTCCCCGGTTGTAGTTTGGTTGAGGTAGGAGGTGTTCTTCATGAGTTTTTCGCGTGTGATGATTCGCATCCAGAAACTCGAGAGATATACATGATGCTTGACGAGATTATGAATAGGTTGAGAATGAAAGGCTTTGTGGGAAATACAAGTGAGGTGTTACTTGAACTAGATGAGGAAGGAAAGGAGTTGGCTTTGGCATACCACAGCGAAAAATTGGCAATTGCATTCTGCTTTTTGAAGACAAGTCCAGGCACACCAATTCGAATTGTTAAAAACCTGAGGATATGCCGTGATTGTCATGATGCCATGAAAATGATTTCTGAGGAGTTTGGTCGGGAAATCGTGATCAGAGATTGCAGCCGGTTTCACCATTTCAGGGAAGGACTATGCTCTTGTAAAGACTATTGGTAA
- the LOC137741867 gene encoding blue-light photoreceptor PHR2-like, with the protein MDTNRQIPENPESKSPEEQNPLAIVPSAAGLPPFATASLSLSLSTILPTHFFQQPKVSTLFSSQPTKVKVPTQASSLAHLSLSTTANVTPPKLSFKSTIAANPLQSPLSVGPRRPLDPSNGAAIRRASIVWFRNDLRVHDNECLNSANNESVSVLPVYCFDPRDYGKSSSGFDKTGPYRATFLVESVADLRKNLQARGSDLVVRIGKPETVLVELAKAIGADAIYAHREVSRDEVKEEEKIEAAMKEENVEVKYFWGSTLYHAEDLPFKLEDMPTKYGDFREKVKGLEVRKTIEALDQMKGLPSRGDVEPGDVPTLMDLGLNPSATTSQDGRPAAIASMVGGETEALERLKKYAAECQAQPPKASKDGKHDSICGANFSCKVSPWLVLGCLSPRSMFDELKRTSSRTISASSNRNDDGGSGMNWLMFELLWRDFFRFVTCSSTKKQLNAAPATACTGAFA; encoded by the exons ATGGACACCAATCGCCAAATCCCAGAAAACCCAGAATCCAAATCGCCTGAGGAACAAAACCCACTTGCCATTGTGCCTTCCGCCGCCGGGCTTCCTCCCTTCGCCACCGCCTcgctctcactttctctctctacaattctCCCCACCCACTTCTTCCAACAACCCAAGGTTTCCACCTTGTTTTCTTCCCAGCCCACCAAGGTCAAGGTCCCCACGCAGGCCTCGTCCCTggcccacctctctctctccaccaCCGCCAATGTAACTCCGCCCAAGCTCTCCTTCAAGTCCACCATTGCCGCGAACCCCCTGCAGAGCCCTCTCTCTGTGGGTCCGCGCCGCCCCCTCGACCCCTCCAATGGGGCCGCAATCCGTCGAGCTTCCATCGTCTGGTTCCGAAACGATTTACGCGTCCACGACAACGAGTGCCTCAACTCGGCTAACAACGAGTCCGTATCGGTCTTGCCCGTCTACTGTTTCGATCCGAGGGACTACGGAAAATCCTCTTCTGGGTTCGATAAGACCGGCCCGTACCGGGCGACGTTCTTGGTCGAATCGGTGGCGGACCTCCGGAAGAATCTCCAGGCGAGAGGGTCTGATCTGGTAGTCAGAATCGGGAAGCCCGAGACTGTTTTGGTGGAGCTGGCGAAGGCGATAGGCGCCGACGCCATTTATGCGCACAGAGAGGTTTCGCGCGACGAAGttaaggaggaggagaagatcGAGGCGGCAATGAAGGAGGAGAATGTGGAGGTTAAGTACTTTTGGGGAAGCACTCTGTACCACGCAGAGGATTTGCCGTTTAAGTTGGAGGATATGCCGACGAAATACGGCGATTTCAGAGAGAAGGTGAAGGGATTGGAGGTGAGGAAGACGATTGAAGCTTTGGATCAGATGAAGGGTCTGCCTTCTCGCGGCGACGTGGAGCCCGGTGATGTTCCAACATTGATGGATTTGGGGCTTAATCCGTCTGCTACTACGTCTCAG GATGGAAGGCCTGCTGCCATTGCTTCCATGGTGGGAGGGGAGACTGAAGCCCTAGAAAGGCTCAAAAAGTATGCTGCTGAGTGCCAAGCACAGCCACCCAAGGCGAGCAAAGATGGAAAGCATGATAGCATCTGTGGTGCCAACTTTTCGTGCAAAGTCTCTCCATGGTTGGTCTTGGGATGCCTCTCTCCTCGCAGTATGTTTGATGAGCTAAAGAGAACTTCTAGCAG AACTATATCTGCTTCCTCAAACCGCAATGATGACGGTGGCAGTGGAATGAACTGGTTGATGTTTGAGTTACTTTGGAGGGATTTCTTCAG ATTTGTCACTTGCAGTTCCACAAAGAAACAGCTCAACGCTGCTCCAGCCACTGCATGTACGGGTGCCTTTGCTTAA
- the LOC137743546 gene encoding O-methyltransferase 1, chloroplastic-like isoform X1, with translation MDCLAGVAHAPAAAILRRSVLYTTSRRGDRNGGLKLRAKIVEENDPLLQSAIDSASLRFRETHRPKPLFVDPYAGCFVPPNAQMDMMQCSHHYCVATKFMDDKLLRTVNHIDGLKQVVLLTDGMDTRPYRLSWPTSTIIFNVSPELVFKRAAEKLQGVGAKIPRSCLYLHVPLESSDIQKSLRAKGFNNNQPSIWAMQGLPLMTLANFEDILLTVSGLAMNGCFFLGELPAWLAETEIGTKTSARTWLEKLFMNKGFRVDMICFDEVARSLGKELAPGRYKNILFSAEQLRFSDDQMKLGGRNS, from the exons ATGGACTGTTTAGCGGGCGTTGCACATGCCCCGGCTGCTGCTATCTTGCGCCGATCGGTCCTCTACACCACTTCAAGAAGGGGGGATAGAAATGGCGGGTTGAAGTTGCGAGCCAAAATCGTCGAGGAAAACGACCCATTACTTCAATCTGCCATTGATTCGGCTTCTCTTCGTTTCCGGGAGACCCATCGACCAA AGCCTCTGTTTGTTGATCCGTATGCTGGTTGCTTTGTTCCTCCTAATGCTCAGATGGATATGATGCAATGCTCACATCATTATTGCGTTGCTACTAAATTCATGGACGACAAGTTGCTTCGAACAGTAAACCATATCGATGGATTAAAGCAG GTTGTTTTGCTAACCGATGGAATGGATACCCGCCCATATAGGCTTAGTTGGCCAACTTCAACCATTATATTCAATGTTTCTCCGGAACTGGTGTTCAAAAGAGCAGCTGAGAAGCTTCAAG GTGTTGGGGCTAAGATTCCTAGAAGCTGCTTATACCTTCATGTTCCTTTGGAATCCTCCGACATACAGAAAAGTCTGCGTGCTAAAGGGTTTAACAACAATCAACCTAGCATTTGGGCCATGCAG GGGCTTCCTTTGATGACATTAGCAAATTTTGAAGATATTTTGCTCACTGTAAGTGGTTTGGCGATGAACGGATGTTTTTTCTTGGGAGAATTACCTGCTTGGTTGGCAGAAACTGAAATAGGGACCAAG ACTAGTGCAAGGACATGGTTGGAGAAACTATTCATGAACAAGGGGTTTCGGGTGGACATGATTTGTTTTGATGAAGTTGCAAGGAGTTTAGGCAAGGAATTAGCACCGGGAAGGTATAAGAATATACTATTTTCTGCAGAACAACTGCGGTTTTCTGATGATCAG ATGAAACTTGGAGGAAGGAATTCTTGA
- the LOC137743546 gene encoding O-methyltransferase 1, chloroplastic-like isoform X2, with protein MDCLAGVAHAPAAAILRRSVLYTTSRRGDRNGGLKLRAKIVEENDPLLQSAIDSASLRFRETHRPKPLFVDPYAGCFVPPNAQMDMMQCSHHYCVATKFMDDKLLRTVNHIDGLKQVVLLTDGMDTRPYRLSWPTSTIIFNVSPELVFKRAAEKLQGVGAKIPRSCLYLHVPLESSDIQKSLRAKGFNNNQPSIWAMQGLPLMTLANFEDILLTVSGLAMNGCFFLGELPAWLAETEIGTKTSARTWLEKLFMNKGFRVDMICFDEVARSLGKELAPGRYKNILFSAEQLRFSDDQTLKFYC; from the exons ATGGACTGTTTAGCGGGCGTTGCACATGCCCCGGCTGCTGCTATCTTGCGCCGATCGGTCCTCTACACCACTTCAAGAAGGGGGGATAGAAATGGCGGGTTGAAGTTGCGAGCCAAAATCGTCGAGGAAAACGACCCATTACTTCAATCTGCCATTGATTCGGCTTCTCTTCGTTTCCGGGAGACCCATCGACCAA AGCCTCTGTTTGTTGATCCGTATGCTGGTTGCTTTGTTCCTCCTAATGCTCAGATGGATATGATGCAATGCTCACATCATTATTGCGTTGCTACTAAATTCATGGACGACAAGTTGCTTCGAACAGTAAACCATATCGATGGATTAAAGCAG GTTGTTTTGCTAACCGATGGAATGGATACCCGCCCATATAGGCTTAGTTGGCCAACTTCAACCATTATATTCAATGTTTCTCCGGAACTGGTGTTCAAAAGAGCAGCTGAGAAGCTTCAAG GTGTTGGGGCTAAGATTCCTAGAAGCTGCTTATACCTTCATGTTCCTTTGGAATCCTCCGACATACAGAAAAGTCTGCGTGCTAAAGGGTTTAACAACAATCAACCTAGCATTTGGGCCATGCAG GGGCTTCCTTTGATGACATTAGCAAATTTTGAAGATATTTTGCTCACTGTAAGTGGTTTGGCGATGAACGGATGTTTTTTCTTGGGAGAATTACCTGCTTGGTTGGCAGAAACTGAAATAGGGACCAAG ACTAGTGCAAGGACATGGTTGGAGAAACTATTCATGAACAAGGGGTTTCGGGTGGACATGATTTGTTTTGATGAAGTTGCAAGGAGTTTAGGCAAGGAATTAGCACCGGGAAGGTATAAGAATATACTATTTTCTGCAGAACAACTGCGGTTTTCTGATGATCAG ACGCTGAAATTTTATTGTTGA